From the genome of Alosa alosa isolate M-15738 ecotype Scorff River chromosome 20, AALO_Geno_1.1, whole genome shotgun sequence, one region includes:
- the rab5aa gene encoding RAB5A, member RAS oncogene family, a has protein sequence MANRGGATRPNGPNAGNKICQFKLVLLGESAVGKSSLVLRFVKGQFHEFQESTIGAAFLTQTVCLDDTTVKFEIWDTAGQERYHSLAPMYYRGAQAAIVVYDITNEESFARAKNWVKELQRQASPNIVIALSGNKADLANKRAVDFQDAQSYADDNSLLFMETSAKTSMNVNEIFMAIAKRLPKSEPQAAGPNSGRSRGVDLTETATPTKAPCCSN, from the exons ATGGCCAATCGGGGAGGAGCAACACGCCCCAATGGGCCCAACGCCGGCAACAAGATCTGCCAGTTCAAGCTGGTGCTACTGGGGGAGTCTGCCGTGGGCAAGTCCAGTCTGGTCCTGCGCTTTGTCAAAGGCCAGTTCCACGAGTTCCAGGAGAGCACAATAGGAG ctgctTTTTTGACCCAAACGGTGTGTCTGGACGACACAACGGTGAAGTTTGAGATCTGGGACACAGCAGGACAAGAGAGATACCACAGCCTGGCTCCCATGTACTACAGAGGAGCCCAGGCTGCCATCGTAGTCTACGACATCACCAacgag gaGTCTTTTGCTCGAGCGAAGAACTGGGTGAAGGAGCTTCAGAGACAGGCCAGTCCCAACATAGTCATCGCACTGTCTGGTAACAAGGCTGACCTTGCCAACAAGAGAGCTGTCGacttccag GATGCGCAGTCCTATGCAGATGATAATAGTCTACTCTTCATGGAGACGTCGGCAAAGACATCCATGAACGTGAACGAAATCTTCATGGCAATAG CGAAAAGGTTGCCCAAGAGCGAGCCTCAAGCAGCTGGTCCTAACAGTGGGCGAAGTCGGGGGGTGGACCTGACGGAGACCGCCACCCCCACCAAGGCCCCCTGCTGCAGTAACTAA